A single uncultured Methanolobus sp. DNA region contains:
- the nifD gene encoding nitrogenase molybdenum-iron protein alpha chain translates to MSSEVERSQSVIDEMMKIYPKKTEKDRRKHFTVKDSCETEQHIEANAKTVPGIMTNRGCAYAGGKGVVMGPIKDMVHITHGPIGCGYYTWGTRRNLAKAEDGGDNYLQYCFSTDMKETDIVFGGEKKLKEAIDDAMRIFKPGAISINATCPVGLIGDDIESVARNAEKDYPGLKVLALRCEGYRGVSQSAGHHVASNVIMEQLIGTEELENPTPFDINIFGEYNIGGDLWEVKQLFEKIGYRIVSSFTGDGSYHNISKAHLAKLSILLCHRSVNYTNRMMEEKYGVPWLKVNYVGVEGTKKTLRKMAEYFDNEELTRKTEEVIEEEMAMIQPELEKYRNKLQGKTAFIYAGGSRSHHYQNLFEDLGMKVLVAGYQFAHRDDYEGRQILDGLKEKASSGILEDLHYERDPNFTPAISPERMEELKEKLGLMQYEGMLPEMKDGAIMVDDLNHHETEFLIKELKPDLFCSGIKDKYWAQKMGVPSRQIHSYDYSGRYTGFTGVLNFARDVDMAVNNPSWKLQKTPWKGA, encoded by the coding sequence ATGAGTTCTGAAGTAGAGAGGTCACAGAGCGTCATCGATGAGATGATGAAGATCTATCCTAAGAAGACTGAAAAGGATAGAAGGAAGCACTTTACAGTAAAGGACTCCTGCGAAACAGAGCAGCACATCGAAGCCAACGCCAAGACAGTTCCTGGTATAATGACAAACCGTGGTTGTGCATATGCCGGTGGAAAGGGTGTGGTAATGGGACCTATCAAGGATATGGTTCACATCACACACGGACCAATTGGCTGTGGATACTACACCTGGGGAACCAGACGTAATCTGGCAAAGGCAGAAGATGGCGGCGACAACTACCTGCAGTACTGTTTCTCAACAGACATGAAAGAAACAGACATTGTGTTCGGTGGTGAAAAGAAGCTCAAGGAAGCAATTGATGATGCAATGAGGATCTTCAAGCCAGGAGCTATCTCCATCAATGCAACATGTCCTGTAGGACTTATCGGTGACGATATTGAATCCGTTGCACGTAATGCAGAAAAGGATTATCCTGGTCTAAAGGTACTGGCTCTTCGCTGTGAAGGATACAGAGGAGTAAGTCAGTCAGCAGGACACCACGTTGCAAGTAACGTGATCATGGAACAACTTATCGGTACCGAGGAACTTGAGAACCCAACACCATTTGACATCAACATCTTTGGTGAATACAACATTGGTGGTGACCTCTGGGAAGTCAAGCAGCTCTTTGAGAAGATCGGATACCGTATCGTATCAAGCTTCACTGGTGACGGTTCATACCACAACATTTCAAAGGCACACCTGGCAAAGCTCAGTATCCTCCTCTGTCACAGGTCAGTTAACTACACTAACCGTATGATGGAAGAGAAGTACGGAGTTCCATGGCTCAAGGTCAACTACGTTGGTGTCGAAGGAACAAAGAAGACACTCAGAAAGATGGCTGAATACTTCGATAATGAAGAGCTGACCAGGAAGACTGAGGAAGTTATCGAAGAAGAAATGGCAATGATCCAGCCTGAACTTGAAAAGTACAGGAACAAACTCCAGGGCAAGACAGCATTCATCTATGCCGGTGGATCAAGATCCCACCACTACCAGAACCTCTTTGAGGATCTCGGAATGAAGGTACTTGTTGCAGGATACCAGTTCGCTCACCGTGATGACTACGAAGGTAGGCAGATCCTTGACGGCCTGAAGGAAAAGGCATCCAGTGGAATTCTTGAAGACCTCCACTATGAAAGAGATCCAAACTTCACACCAGCAATCAGTCCGGAACGTATGGAAGAACTCAAGGAAAAGCTTGGTCTCATGCAATATGAAGGAATGCTTCCTGAAATGAAGGATGGTGCGATCATGGTGGACGACCTTAACCACCACGAGACAGAATTCCTCATCAAGGAACTCAAGCCAGACCTGTTCTGTTCCGGTATCAAGGACAAGTACTGGGCACAGAAGATGGGAGTCCCATCCAGACAGATACACTCATATGACTACAGCGGCCGTTACACCGGATTTACTGGTGTACTGAACTTTGCAAGAGACGTAGACATGGCAGTAAACAACCCAAGCTGGAAGCTCCAGAAGACTCCATGGAAGGGAGCATAA
- a CDS encoding P-II family nitrogen regulator, with protein sequence MKEITAIIRMNKVQKTLDALDECGYPSFTVEKVMGRGKQKGLCFEFNPPLPEQPEPELSHIPFVPKRMFTIVVDDKAADEIIQKIITVNQTGHSGDGKIFVTDIPEAIRVRTGESGEDTVGRNVE encoded by the coding sequence ATGAAGGAAATAACGGCGATCATCCGTATGAACAAGGTGCAAAAGACACTTGATGCCCTTGATGAATGCGGATACCCCTCATTCACCGTAGAAAAGGTGATGGGTCGCGGTAAGCAAAAGGGATTGTGCTTTGAGTTCAACCCTCCACTTCCAGAACAGCCAGAACCAGAGCTTTCACACATACCTTTTGTCCCAAAGAGAATGTTCACAATCGTTGTGGATGACAAGGCAGCTGATGAGATCATACAGAAAATAATCACAGTCAACCAGACAGGCCATTCCGGAGACGGGAAGATCTTTGTCACAGACATACCTGAAGCTATCAGAGTAAGGACAGGAGAATCTGGAGAAGACACTGTAGGGAGGAATGTAGAATGA
- a CDS encoding P-II family nitrogen regulator — translation MQMIRAIIRPEKVTEVVDALEKEDFVSLTKTDVFGRGKQRGIHTAELQFNELPKTMLMLVVEDADKDKVLEVITASARTGKYGDGKIFVNPVESAYTVRTGASGL, via the coding sequence ATGCAGATGATCCGTGCAATAATCAGACCAGAAAAGGTAACTGAAGTTGTAGATGCACTCGAGAAGGAAGACTTCGTATCCCTTACCAAGACCGATGTATTCGGAAGAGGTAAGCAGAGAGGTATCCACACAGCAGAATTACAGTTTAACGAACTTCCAAAGACAATGCTCATGCTGGTAGTAGAAGATGCTGACAAGGACAAAGTCCTTGAAGTCATCACTGCCTCAGCTCGCACAGGAAAGTACGGAGATGGTAAGATCTTCGTAAACCCGGTAGAAAGCGCATACACAGTCCGTACAGGCGCAAGCGGACTTTAA
- the nifH gene encoding nitrogenase iron protein has translation MRQVAIYGKGGIGKSTTTQNLTAALATMGKKILLVGCDPKADSTRMLLGGLNQKTVLDTLRSEGDESIELDKLLQPGFGGIKCVESGGPEPGVGCAGRGIITSIGLLENLGAYEEDLDYVFYDVLGDVVCGGFAMPIREGKAQEIYIVASGELMAIYAANNICKGIQKYAKGGARLGGIICNSRKVDGERELLEAFAARLGSQLIHFVPRDNIVQRAEINRKTVIDFDPDCDQAKEYLTLAANVENNKMFVVPTPLEMDDLEAMMVEFGIIEL, from the coding sequence ATGCGACAAGTAGCAATATACGGAAAGGGCGGAATCGGAAAGTCAACAACAACTCAGAATTTGACAGCAGCACTCGCCACCATGGGCAAAAAGATACTGTTAGTAGGATGTGACCCTAAGGCAGACTCTACAAGAATGCTTCTCGGAGGTCTTAACCAGAAGACAGTGCTCGACACATTAAGATCAGAAGGCGACGAATCCATCGAACTCGACAAGCTTCTCCAGCCAGGATTTGGCGGAATCAAGTGCGTGGAATCCGGCGGACCAGAACCTGGTGTCGGTTGTGCAGGCAGAGGAATTATCACCTCAATCGGACTCCTTGAGAACCTTGGTGCATACGAAGAAGATCTCGACTACGTATTCTATGACGTACTCGGTGACGTAGTATGTGGAGGTTTCGCAATGCCTATCAGAGAAGGAAAGGCACAGGAGATCTACATTGTAGCCAGTGGCGAACTCATGGCAATCTATGCAGCAAACAACATCTGTAAGGGTATCCAGAAGTACGCAAAGGGCGGTGCACGTCTTGGTGGAATCATCTGTAACAGCAGAAAGGTAGACGGAGAGCGTGAACTTCTCGAAGCATTCGCAGCAAGGCTCGGAAGCCAGCTCATTCACTTCGTACCAAGAGACAACATTGTCCAGCGCGCAGAGATCAACAGAAAGACAGTCATTGACTTTGATCCGGACTGTGACCAGGCAAAGGAATACCTGACACTCGCAGCGAATGTTGAGAACAACAAGATGTTCGTAGTTCCAACACCACTGGAAATGGACGATCTCGAAGCAATGATGGTAGAATTCGGAATTATTGAACTCTAA
- a CDS encoding ammonium transporter — translation MFDTGTTGFMLVATSLVMLMTPGLAFFYGGLACKRNILGIMMQSFVSLGITTILWFIVGYSLCFSGGEGGIIGNLDKMFLNGVTVTSAFSANDAIPEIVFISYQMMFAIITPALITGAFVNRVTFKAYLIFLVLWQVLVYYPFVHMVWGGGLLAHIGVLDYAGGIVVHATAGFAALASVFYVGSRKDRASKPNSLPLVAIGTALLWFGWYGFNAGSELNVDTITPLAFLNTDISASFAAITWLTIAWTKQGKPKFVELLTGSVAGLATITPAAGYVSMPVAALFGIAAGFVCYYCVHIKNKLGWDDALDVWGVHGMGGVLGTVLLGVFASTAINPNGADGLLYGGSTFFMIQLIVVAAASLYAFVFTYIMLIAIDYVSPVKVSDDEEHQGLDMSIHGEMAYDIHLIQL, via the coding sequence ATGTTTGATACAGGTACTACAGGATTTATGCTGGTGGCCACAAGCCTTGTAATGCTCATGACACCGGGACTGGCCTTTTTCTATGGCGGACTGGCATGTAAACGCAATATCTTAGGGATAATGATGCAAAGTTTCGTGTCCCTGGGAATTACAACCATTCTCTGGTTCATCGTGGGTTATTCTCTCTGTTTCAGCGGTGGTGAAGGTGGCATCATCGGTAACCTTGACAAGATGTTCTTAAATGGTGTAACCGTAACCTCTGCATTCTCAGCTAACGATGCTATTCCTGAGATCGTCTTCATATCCTATCAGATGATGTTCGCTATCATCACTCCGGCACTTATCACAGGAGCATTTGTCAACCGTGTTACCTTCAAGGCATACCTCATATTCCTTGTTCTCTGGCAGGTACTTGTGTACTATCCATTCGTCCACATGGTATGGGGCGGCGGTCTGCTCGCACACATCGGAGTACTTGACTATGCAGGCGGAATCGTCGTTCATGCAACAGCGGGTTTTGCAGCACTTGCATCGGTGTTCTATGTAGGTTCAAGAAAGGACCGTGCATCCAAACCTAACAGTCTTCCGCTGGTTGCAATAGGTACAGCTCTTCTGTGGTTTGGATGGTATGGATTTAACGCAGGAAGCGAGCTCAACGTTGACACTATCACGCCACTTGCATTCCTCAATACTGACATCTCAGCATCATTTGCGGCTATCACATGGCTCACTATCGCATGGACCAAACAGGGAAAACCAAAGTTCGTGGAACTTCTGACAGGTTCTGTTGCAGGACTAGCAACTATCACACCGGCAGCAGGTTATGTGTCAATGCCTGTGGCAGCACTCTTTGGAATAGCTGCAGGATTTGTCTGCTACTATTGTGTCCACATCAAGAACAAGCTTGGATGGGATGACGCACTGGACGTATGGGGAGTTCACGGCATGGGCGGTGTGCTCGGTACTGTACTTCTCGGTGTATTTGCATCAACAGCGATCAATCCGAATGGTGCTGACGGTCTCCTCTATGGTGGCAGCACTTTCTTCATGATACAGCTCATCGTAGTGGCTGCAGCATCCCTCTATGCGTTTGTGTTCACTTACATAATGCTCATAGCAATCGACTATGTATCACCTGTAAAAGTATCAGATGATGAGGAGCACCAGGGACTTGACATGTCCATTCACGGTGAGATGGCATACGACATCCACCTTATTCAATTGTAG
- a CDS encoding response regulator yields MRDTLTGKDKILIVDDEKINVAVLTSYLSDNYDVITASTGEEALKIVKKEEPDLILLDVIMPGMDGFDVCRIIKHDYKLDFIPIIMLTALTSRDDHQKGIEVGADDFLKKPADRFELEKKITALLRIKEQHDSLLRDRNKAYEYLDYVGVLIAVLDRDYKLIHINQKGADILGYNRNNITNRDWIDLIVSESYANLVRKKYDMLMDGIMDETDCSEYPIMTITRKEKLFKWHYSVLKDAKGNITNILMSGEDITEKRKDEIKLMEYAKELQKSNEIKDLFTDVLRHDLLNPAGLIKSFTELLEETATSEKQERIIENIKRSNLKLIELIENAAKLAKLESIDEMAFIRTDLCSMIETVGNSFEQTLDNQDMKLVFEMPETCFALANPMIEGVLTNLISNAIKYSPDNTTITLKVEELADKWKISVADQGDGVPDKDKEAVFTRFNRLHKENIKGSGIGLAIVRRIMDLHGEKVGVIDNPQGRGSIFWFTLKKAL; encoded by the coding sequence GTGCGTGATACTTTGACGGGGAAGGATAAAATACTGATAGTCGACGATGAGAAGATCAACGTCGCGGTTCTTACATCATATCTTTCTGATAACTATGATGTAATTACAGCTTCCACTGGCGAGGAAGCATTAAAGATAGTAAAAAAAGAAGAGCCGGATCTGATCTTACTCGATGTCATCATGCCAGGAATGGACGGGTTTGATGTATGCAGAATAATCAAACACGACTATAAACTGGACTTTATACCAATAATCATGCTTACTGCCCTTACTTCAAGGGACGATCACCAGAAAGGCATCGAAGTTGGCGCAGATGATTTTCTGAAGAAACCTGCGGACAGGTTTGAGCTGGAAAAGAAGATCACAGCACTGCTGCGTATCAAGGAACAACATGACTCTCTTCTGCGTGACCGCAATAAAGCATACGAATATCTGGACTATGTCGGCGTTTTAATAGCAGTACTTGACAGAGACTATAAACTCATTCATATCAACCAGAAAGGCGCGGATATCCTCGGATATAACAGGAATAACATCACAAACAGAGATTGGATCGACCTTATCGTATCAGAGAGCTATGCAAACCTTGTAAGAAAAAAGTATGACATGCTCATGGATGGGATCATGGATGAAACTGATTGTTCAGAATATCCCATAATGACAATTACCCGAAAAGAGAAACTTTTCAAATGGCACTATTCAGTCCTGAAGGATGCAAAAGGCAATATCACAAACATCCTGATGTCAGGAGAAGATATTACCGAAAAGAGAAAGGATGAGATAAAGCTCATGGAATATGCTAAAGAGCTTCAAAAGTCCAATGAAATAAAAGACCTTTTTACAGATGTTCTCCGCCATGACCTGCTAAACCCCGCAGGACTTATCAAATCGTTCACAGAGCTCCTTGAAGAGACTGCAACCAGTGAAAAACAGGAACGTATCATAGAGAATATCAAAAGGTCAAATCTCAAGCTTATAGAGCTTATAGAGAATGCGGCCAAACTCGCCAAACTTGAGTCCATCGATGAGATGGCATTTATAAGGACAGACCTTTGCTCCATGATAGAAACTGTAGGCAATAGCTTTGAGCAGACACTTGATAACCAGGACATGAAGCTGGTATTTGAGATGCCTGAAACTTGCTTTGCACTTGCCAATCCCATGATAGAGGGAGTACTCACCAATCTCATATCAAATGCTATCAAATACAGCCCTGACAACACAACCATTACTTTAAAAGTGGAAGAACTGGCAGACAAATGGAAGATATCGGTGGCTGACCAGGGAGACGGTGTGCCTGACAAAGACAAAGAAGCCGTATTCACACGTTTTAACAGGTTACATAAGGAGAATATCAAAGGCAGCGGAATAGGACTTGCAATTGTCAGGAGAATCATGGACCTTCATGGAGAAAAGGTCGGGGTCATAGATAATCCGCAAGGACGGGGGAGCATCTTCTGGTTTACTCTGAAAAAAGCGCTTTGA
- a CDS encoding P-II family nitrogen regulator, whose translation MMKIEAIIRPTKIHEVKDALDEAGFESVTVTDVKGRGKQKGVMQQWRGRKYCVDLLPKIKMEMVVADDNVDKVVDIIMKTAATGSIGDGKIFIYPVSKIIRIRTGETDGEAL comes from the coding sequence ATGATGAAGATCGAAGCAATAATAAGGCCAACAAAGATCCACGAAGTCAAGGATGCCCTTGACGAAGCCGGATTTGAAAGTGTGACCGTGACCGATGTAAAAGGCCGTGGTAAGCAGAAGGGCGTAATGCAGCAGTGGAGAGGACGCAAGTACTGTGTCGACCTGTTGCCAAAGATAAAGATGGAAATGGTAGTGGCAGATGATAACGTTGACAAAGTTGTTGACATTATCATGAAGACCGCAGCAACCGGCTCCATAGGAGACGGTAAGATCTTTATTTACCCTGTAAGCAAGATCATCAGAATCCGTACAGGAGAAACAGACGGGGAAGCACTTTAA
- a CDS encoding ammonium transporter: MYGISQKLNSKMIWQVLLLMSVIFMVFIGPASAETIEENTAAIADLQTALTVLWLIIAGAIVFLMHAGFSLVEIGLTRTKNTANILMKNFMTICLGVVVYWAVGWGIMYGADYAGLIGIDQFFLQGADNALWNSWWFQMVFAATGATIVSGAMAERTDFKAYLIYTILMVALIYPVYGHWVWSGSGILTSGFLVDAIGVAHHDFAGSGVVHSIGGYSALAGVLLVGPRIGKFKNGKPIAIPGHSLPLAFLGTLILAFGWVGFNGGSTLDGNDPFVSLVIANTFIAGAIGGITVMVITWLKTGKPDPSLTANGLLAGLVAITAPCGSVSNWGALIIGIIGGIIVYAGVMFNENVLKLDDPVGAIAVHGYTGSWGLIAVGLFALGTDGTILEGAAYTAETAGLFYGGGVQLLMIQIVAVILSIVWAFGISFIIFKVLDAIIGIRVSEEHEIAGLDVVEHGISAYPEFMILKE, translated from the coding sequence ATGTATGGAATATCACAGAAACTCAATTCAAAGATGATCTGGCAGGTTTTACTGCTAATGAGCGTCATATTTATGGTATTTATAGGTCCAGCATCCGCTGAAACAATCGAAGAGAATACTGCTGCAATTGCAGATCTGCAGACAGCACTTACTGTACTGTGGCTGATTATTGCCGGTGCAATAGTATTCCTGATGCATGCAGGTTTCTCACTAGTTGAGATTGGTCTCACAAGAACCAAGAACACAGCCAACATTCTCATGAAGAACTTCATGACCATCTGTCTTGGTGTAGTTGTATACTGGGCAGTAGGCTGGGGAATTATGTACGGTGCTGACTATGCTGGCCTTATTGGTATTGACCAGTTCTTCCTCCAGGGAGCCGACAATGCACTCTGGAACAGCTGGTGGTTCCAGATGGTCTTCGCAGCAACTGGTGCAACAATTGTTTCCGGTGCAATGGCTGAGAGGACTGACTTCAAGGCATATCTTATTTACACAATTCTTATGGTAGCACTCATCTACCCGGTATATGGTCACTGGGTATGGAGCGGTTCAGGAATTCTTACAAGCGGTTTCCTTGTCGATGCAATTGGTGTTGCACACCACGACTTCGCAGGTTCCGGTGTAGTACACTCAATTGGTGGATACTCAGCTCTTGCTGGTGTTCTTCTTGTAGGTCCAAGGATCGGCAAGTTCAAGAACGGAAAGCCAATAGCAATTCCAGGTCACAGCCTTCCACTTGCATTCCTCGGTACACTTATACTGGCATTCGGCTGGGTAGGATTCAACGGTGGTAGTACCCTTGATGGAAATGACCCATTCGTCAGCCTTGTAATTGCAAACACATTCATAGCAGGTGCAATCGGTGGTATCACTGTAATGGTCATCACCTGGCTTAAGACAGGAAAGCCTGACCCATCCCTTACAGCAAACGGACTTCTTGCAGGTCTTGTAGCAATCACAGCTCCTTGTGGCTCAGTCAGCAACTGGGGAGCACTCATCATCGGCATAATCGGTGGTATCATAGTATACGCAGGAGTAATGTTCAATGAGAACGTACTCAAGCTGGATGACCCTGTAGGTGCAATTGCAGTACACGGTTACACAGGTAGCTGGGGACTTATCGCAGTAGGACTCTTCGCACTCGGAACCGATGGTACAATCCTCGAAGGTGCAGCATACACCGCTGAGACAGCAGGTCTCTTCTACGGTGGCGGAGTACAGCTCCTTATGATCCAGATCGTTGCAGTCATACTCAGTATAGTATGGGCATTCGGAATCTCATTCATCATCTTCAAGGTACTCGATGCAATAATTGGAATCCGTGTATCTGAAGAGCACGAGATCGCAGGACTGGATGTAGTCGAGCACGGAATCAGTGCATACCCAGAATTCATGATACTTAAGGAGTGA
- a CDS encoding DUF128 domain-containing protein, which produces MTDPNVERKLVEIMRIINESDKPLGARLIADELHNRGYAIGERAVRYHLRILDERGFTKKHGYIGRTITERGKKELNDALISDRFGFVITKIEELIYKADYDLETGKGNVIVNITNIDKDDFDNATDIIKYAMDHGATISPRVGIIEEDTDLDIYVPDGKVAIATVCSITFDGLLLNNGIPVVPIYGGLMQMEDYSPAGFLDLISYSGTSIDPIKIFLRRKATSILEAIDTGNGKMLANVRQIPASAATRAEELLSIAAKHDISGHLTIGEPGEDVLYAPIERGKIGIPVMVGINSVAAVEEAGIKVDTHPVSAVMEYSKMKKL; this is translated from the coding sequence ATGACAGATCCAAACGTTGAAAGAAAGCTTGTTGAGATCATGCGAATTATTAATGAAAGCGACAAGCCTTTAGGTGCACGCCTTATCGCTGATGAGCTCCATAACCGTGGTTATGCAATAGGTGAAAGAGCCGTCAGGTATCATTTGCGGATACTGGACGAGCGAGGCTTTACAAAGAAGCATGGTTACATTGGCCGCACCATAACCGAACGTGGAAAGAAGGAACTCAACGACGCACTTATCAGCGACAGGTTCGGTTTTGTCATCACCAAGATAGAAGAGCTGATCTACAAGGCAGACTATGATCTTGAGACTGGTAAAGGAAATGTTATTGTCAATATCACCAATATCGACAAAGATGACTTTGACAATGCCACTGATATCATAAAATACGCCATGGACCATGGTGCTACTATCAGTCCGAGAGTAGGAATTATTGAAGAGGACACTGACCTTGACATTTATGTCCCTGACGGCAAAGTTGCCATCGCAACGGTGTGCAGTATTACTTTTGACGGATTGCTCCTGAACAATGGAATACCGGTAGTTCCGATCTATGGAGGCCTCATGCAGATGGAAGATTACTCGCCTGCAGGCTTTTTGGACCTTATCTCATATAGCGGAACATCAATTGATCCTATCAAGATATTCCTGAGGCGAAAGGCAACATCCATTCTTGAAGCTATTGATACAGGCAACGGAAAGATGCTTGCAAATGTTCGCCAGATACCTGCATCAGCAGCAACAAGAGCCGAAGAGTTGCTGAGTATTGCAGCCAAACACGATATTTCCGGCCACCTTACCATCGGCGAACCTGGAGAGGACGTACTCTATGCACCGATCGAAAGAGGAAAGATAGGCATCCCTGTGATGGTTGGAATTAATTCTGTTGCAGCCGTTGAAGAAGCTGGCATAAAGGTAGATACACATCCGGTATCAGCAGTTATGGAATACAGCAAGATGAAAAAACTCTGA
- a CDS encoding AarF/ABC1/UbiB kinase family protein, with protein sequence MGIMKPRKIHRYSMIRRYGKIVDALIKYEFGYIVDRMGLQNLRPLRSRIRKQEKVLKDTDTGPMKARMMLEELGPTYIKLGQILSMRQDLIPPDYANEFAKLQDNVQPFEMDEVEKLIRAELGSEIKDIYEFFEPIPIAAASIGQVHRAKLKSGEDVVVKVQRPGIRKIINSDLDIMYSIAHFAEEHLPEAKLYQPVGIVEEFERSIKAEMDYTQEGRNADHFARNFRDDPRIYIPKVYWDCTSAKVLTLEFIDGVKSSSFGELDRMEVDRQEIAIDVLKAFMKQIYEDGFFHADLHPGNVFIMKDGRIALLDFGMAGFLSQDMRNLLIDDLIALTRGDTVLYIELLRELGSIDENTDLSALKIDIDQLIYKYYGRPLRQLNTALILEEMINLLRKYQVRVPSNVALLSKGAMTAESFGSFMDPNINLTVVAEPFAKKAIKDRLRLTNIAGSTFKDASNWARVLHKAPIKIGHILDIAERGYLKLRFDPHGFDRVVSEIDAASNRLSFSLIISAIIVGSSFIIQTGMEPHIWGVPLLGVIGFLMAGFLGMWLVVYILRTGRL encoded by the coding sequence ATGGGCATCATGAAACCAAGAAAGATCCACAGATATTCAATGATCAGGAGATATGGCAAGATCGTTGATGCGCTCATAAAATATGAATTCGGCTACATTGTTGACCGTATGGGACTTCAAAATCTAAGACCGCTTCGTTCAAGGATCAGAAAGCAGGAAAAAGTTCTCAAGGATACCGATACCGGACCGATGAAAGCCAGGATGATGCTTGAGGAACTTGGTCCCACTTACATTAAACTTGGCCAGATCCTCAGCATGCGTCAGGACCTTATTCCGCCGGATTATGCCAATGAGTTCGCAAAACTCCAGGACAATGTCCAGCCATTTGAAATGGATGAAGTAGAAAAGCTCATAAGAGCTGAACTTGGCTCTGAAATAAAGGATATTTACGAGTTCTTTGAGCCTATTCCCATTGCAGCAGCATCAATTGGCCAGGTACACCGTGCAAAATTGAAAAGCGGTGAAGACGTTGTTGTAAAAGTCCAGAGACCAGGTATCAGGAAAATAATAAACTCAGACCTGGACATCATGTACAGCATCGCTCATTTTGCAGAAGAGCACCTGCCTGAAGCTAAACTCTATCAGCCGGTTGGCATTGTAGAGGAGTTTGAACGTAGCATAAAAGCAGAAATGGACTACACCCAGGAAGGCAGGAATGCAGACCATTTTGCACGCAATTTCAGGGATGATCCAAGAATATACATTCCTAAGGTCTACTGGGACTGCACCAGTGCAAAAGTACTCACACTTGAATTTATAGACGGTGTAAAAAGTAGTTCTTTTGGAGAACTTGACCGCATGGAAGTTGACAGGCAAGAAATTGCCATCGATGTCCTGAAAGCTTTCATGAAGCAGATATATGAGGATGGATTTTTCCATGCAGACCTGCATCCCGGAAATGTATTCATCATGAAGGATGGCAGGATCGCGCTTCTTGACTTTGGCATGGCAGGATTCCTTTCCCAGGACATGCGCAACCTGCTTATTGACGATCTGATAGCATTAACGAGAGGAGATACTGTCCTTTATATTGAGCTGCTCAGGGAACTTGGCTCCATTGATGAGAACACAGACCTTTCAGCACTTAAGATCGATATTGACCAGTTGATCTACAAATATTATGGCAGACCACTGAGGCAACTGAACACTGCGCTTATACTTGAGGAAATGATCAACCTTCTGAGAAAGTATCAGGTCAGAGTGCCCTCAAATGTTGCATTGCTTTCAAAAGGAGCAATGACTGCTGAAAGCTTTGGAAGCTTCATGGACCCGAATATCAACCTGACAGTGGTAGCAGAGCCTTTTGCAAAGAAAGCAATAAAGGACAGGCTAAGACTTACAAATATCGCAGGAAGCACTTTCAAGGATGCAAGCAACTGGGCGCGGGTGCTCCATAAAGCACCGATAAAGATAGGACATATTCTTGATATTGCAGAAAGAGGCTACCTGAAACTGCGTTTTGATCCTCATGGATTTGACAGGGTAGTGTCCGAGATAGATGCTGCAAGTAACCGCCTTTCATTCAGTCTTATCATTTCAGCCATAATAGTTGGCTCATCGTTTATTATACAGACAGGCATGGAGCCGCATATATGGGGAGTTCCTCTGCTGGGAGTTATTGGTTTTCTCATGGCGGGATTCCTTGGAATGTGGCTTGTTGTCTACATCCTGAGGACCGGAAGACTATAA
- a CDS encoding DUF3303 family protein — protein sequence MLFFDISTWDPQDNDKVIEHFKNLRPPAGITVINQWVDLNGGRYFILYEAESNEAYAEFNIPWSDVCLIDSVPVMESTDFIKLMISKGL from the coding sequence ATGTTATTTTTCGATATAAGTACCTGGGATCCTCAGGATAATGATAAGGTTATTGAACATTTCAAGAATCTCAGGCCACCTGCAGGAATAACTGTGATCAACCAGTGGGTAGACCTCAACGGAGGCCGCTATTTCATCCTTTATGAGGCAGAAAGCAACGAAGCATACGCAGAATTCAATATTCCATGGTCTGATGTTTGTCTTATTGACAGCGTTCCGGTTATGGAATCAACCGATTTTATCAAGCTGATGATCTCAAAGGGATTGTAA